The following coding sequences are from one Formosa haliotis window:
- the rlmN gene encoding 23S rRNA (adenine(2503)-C(2))-methyltransferase RlmN, with the protein MANKKKDVRALTKDQLRDFFVSQGDQAFRGNQVYEWLWSKGAHQFTDMTNLSKETRQMLEDNFVINHIKVDTMQRSSDGTVKNAVQLHDGLVVESVLIPTKSRTTACVSSQVGCSLDCRFCATSRLKRMRNLNPDEIYDQVVAIDNESRLYYDRPLSNIVFMGMGEPLMNYNNVIKAIDKITDVEGLGMSPRRITVSTSGVPKMIRKMADDAVKFKLAVSLHSAIDEVRTSIMPFNETFPLADLRSALEYWFSKTKSRITYEYVVWKGINDKRKDVEALVQFCKFAPSKVNLIEYNPIDDGEFQQAPDEAIDMYVKVLEANNITVTIRRSRGKDIDAACGQLANKS; encoded by the coding sequence ATGGCAAACAAGAAAAAGGACGTTCGGGCATTAACTAAAGATCAACTTCGAGACTTTTTTGTATCGCAAGGCGATCAAGCGTTTCGTGGAAATCAGGTTTACGAATGGTTATGGAGTAAAGGAGCTCATCAATTTACAGACATGACCAATCTCTCTAAAGAGACCCGACAAATGTTAGAAGATAACTTTGTAATAAACCATATTAAAGTCGACACCATGCAGCGCAGTAGTGATGGTACTGTTAAAAATGCGGTACAATTGCATGACGGTTTGGTGGTCGAGTCGGTTTTAATTCCAACAAAAAGCAGAACAACCGCCTGTGTTTCTAGTCAGGTAGGCTGTAGTTTAGATTGTAGATTTTGCGCAACTTCACGTTTAAAACGTATGCGTAATTTAAATCCAGACGAGATTTACGACCAGGTGGTAGCTATAGATAATGAAAGTCGATTATATTACGACAGACCTCTAAGTAATATCGTTTTTATGGGGATGGGCGAACCACTTATGAACTATAACAACGTTATTAAAGCCATAGATAAAATTACCGATGTTGAAGGTTTAGGCATGTCGCCAAGACGTATTACGGTATCGACCTCTGGTGTGCCTAAAATGATACGAAAAATGGCCGACGACGCCGTGAAATTTAAACTGGCCGTATCCTTGCACTCGGCAATCGATGAGGTGCGTACTTCAATTATGCCATTTAATGAAACCTTTCCTTTAGCCGATTTAAGAAGTGCTTTAGAATATTGGTTTAGTAAAACAAAAAGTAGAATTACCTACGAATATGTGGTATGGAAAGGTATAAACGATAAACGAAAGGATGTTGAGGCTTTGGTTCAGTTTTGCAAATTTGCACCAAGTAAAGTCAATTTAATTGAATATAATCCTATCGACGATGGCGAGTTTCAACAAGCGCCAGATGAAGCCATAGACATGTACGTAAAAGTACTTGAAGCCAATAACATTACAGTCACTATAAGACGCTCTCGCGGGAAAGATATCGATGCTGCTTGCGGACAGCTTGCCAATAAAAGTTAG
- a CDS encoding ATP-binding cassette domain-containing protein, with protein sequence MTTHLAIAYSKIPTPNTVIEYITQSDNPLLSEYKGKQGTFLSNAILDEFVKAELLHDEYTLTQDTKRKLLSLSSGERKKAFFEYVLQDKPEFLVVVNPFDALDVANVAELKKRITILSETIPIVQFFSRKNDILPFVQFVLKLNEDTFSLQPITDFLDVEGRKPDFQFKNPIPQPISKPNRSYPAILVDLKKVNVSYNDKPILKDIDWTIKKGEFWELKGANGTGKSTLLTMMIGDNPKAYGQEVYLFGKKRGSGETVWDIKRNMGYFTPSMMHLFNGQHSALNMIISGLKDSIGLYQKPTDLEVDLGKKWLKLIGLDTLKNENYYYLSETNKRLILICRAMIKHPPLIILDEPTVGLDDTGALVFINLVQKIAKESKTSILYVSHKTEAALKPKHVYLLEKTKNGSIGKIVQP encoded by the coding sequence ATGACTACTCATCTCGCCATAGCGTACTCTAAAATACCAACGCCAAACACTGTTATTGAATATATTACCCAGAGTGATAATCCTTTGCTATCGGAATATAAGGGAAAACAGGGCACTTTTCTATCGAACGCTATTTTAGATGAATTTGTAAAAGCAGAATTACTTCACGATGAATATACCTTAACCCAAGACACTAAGCGTAAACTATTATCGCTTTCTAGTGGCGAACGTAAAAAAGCTTTTTTTGAATATGTGTTGCAAGACAAACCGGAGTTTTTAGTCGTTGTTAATCCATTTGATGCCTTAGACGTTGCTAATGTTGCCGAATTAAAAAAGCGTATCACGATCCTCTCGGAAACGATTCCTATCGTTCAATTTTTTAGTAGAAAAAACGATATTTTACCGTTCGTTCAGTTTGTTTTAAAGCTTAATGAGGATACGTTTAGCCTGCAGCCCATTACCGACTTTTTAGATGTTGAAGGGCGAAAACCAGATTTTCAGTTTAAGAATCCTATTCCGCAACCCATTTCGAAGCCTAATCGATCTTATCCTGCAATTTTAGTCGATTTAAAAAAAGTTAATGTTAGTTATAACGACAAACCTATTTTAAAAGATATAGATTGGACTATCAAAAAAGGTGAATTCTGGGAATTAAAAGGGGCAAACGGCACTGGAAAGTCTACCTTATTAACCATGATGATAGGCGATAATCCGAAAGCTTACGGGCAAGAGGTTTATTTATTTGGAAAGAAAAGGGGATCTGGAGAAACGGTTTGGGATATTAAACGCAACATGGGCTATTTTACGCCAAGCATGATGCATTTATTTAACGGGCAACATTCTGCTTTAAATATGATTATTTCAGGGTTAAAAGATAGTATCGGATTGTACCAAAAACCTACAGATTTAGAAGTCGATTTAGGAAAAAAATGGTTAAAACTAATAGGTTTAGATACCTTAAAAAATGAAAACTATTATTATTTATCTGAAACGAATAAGCGTTTAATTTTAATATGCCGGGCCATGATTAAACATCCGCCTTTAATTATCTTAGATGAGCCTACGGTTGGATTAGACGATACAGGAGCTTTGGTGTTTATTAATTTGGTTCAGAAAATTGCTAAAGAAAGTAAGACGTCTATTTTATATGTCTCTCATAAAACAGAAGCAGCTTTAAAACCCAAGCATGTATATCTTTTAGAAAAAACGAAAAACGGATCGATTGGTAAGATTGTTCAGCCTTAA
- the aqpZ gene encoding aquaporin Z, which yields MKKLVAEFIGTMWLVLGGCGSAVLAAGYPELGIGFVGVAMAFGLTVLTMAYAIGHISGCHLNPAVSIGLAVGGRFDKKELVPYIIAQVLGGILGAGILYAIASGKAGFELGGFAANGYGEHSPDGYNMMSALVTEVVMTFMFLIIILGATHSKAPKGFGGLAIGLGLTLIHLISIPVTNTSVNPARSTSQALFVGDWALGQLWLFWVAPIVGAILAGLVYKFISPEKV from the coding sequence ATGAAAAAATTAGTTGCAGAATTTATAGGAACCATGTGGCTGGTATTAGGAGGTTGCGGTAGTGCTGTTTTAGCAGCCGGTTACCCAGAATTAGGGATTGGCTTTGTAGGAGTTGCCATGGCATTTGGATTAACAGTATTAACCATGGCGTATGCTATAGGACATATTTCAGGTTGTCATTTAAATCCGGCTGTTTCAATTGGTTTAGCCGTAGGTGGCAGATTCGATAAAAAAGAACTTGTACCTTATATCATAGCCCAAGTTCTTGGTGGTATTTTAGGAGCAGGAATTTTATATGCTATTGCATCGGGGAAAGCTGGTTTCGAACTTGGCGGATTTGCAGCCAATGGGTATGGCGAACATTCTCCAGACGGTTATAATATGATGTCGGCATTAGTTACCGAGGTGGTAATGACCTTTATGTTTTTAATAATAATTCTTGGTGCAACACACTCTAAGGCTCCAAAAGGATTTGGAGGTTTAGCCATTGGTTTAGGTTTAACATTAATTCACCTAATAAGTATCCCTGTTACTAATACATCTGTAAACCCTGCGCGTAGTACTAGTCAGGCTTTATTTGTGGGAGATTGGGCTTTGGGTCAATTGTGGTTGTTTTGGGTTGCACCAATAGTAGGAGCTATTTTGGCTGGACTAGTTTATAAATTTATTTCTCCAGAAAAAGTGTAG
- a CDS encoding acetate uptake transporter — MEQSTVLIKDNSANPGPLGLLAFGMTTVLLNLHNAGFYEMNSMILAMGIFYGGLAQIIAGILESKKNNSFGMTAFISYGFFWLTLVGLIVMPKLNLIESTSNTAMIAYLIMWGIFTSLLFIGTLKINKALQFVFATLAILFFLLALGDYTGNKVIKTFTGIEGIICGAAAIYTGVATLLNEVYGKVIMPIGPVSGGSAH, encoded by the coding sequence ATGGAACAATCAACAGTATTAATTAAAGACAACTCGGCAAACCCTGGTCCATTAGGACTTTTAGCCTTTGGTATGACTACCGTTTTATTAAACCTACACAATGCCGGTTTTTACGAAATGAATTCTATGATTTTAGCTATGGGGATTTTTTATGGTGGTTTAGCTCAAATTATAGCTGGTATTTTAGAGTCTAAAAAAAATAACAGTTTCGGGATGACCGCTTTTATATCTTACGGCTTTTTCTGGTTAACTCTAGTAGGACTCATTGTAATGCCAAAATTAAATTTAATAGAGAGCACTTCGAATACCGCAATGATTGCGTATTTAATTATGTGGGGAATTTTCACGTCGCTACTTTTTATAGGGACTCTAAAAATTAATAAAGCTCTACAGTTTGTGTTTGCAACCTTAGCCATTTTATTTTTCTTATTAGCTTTAGGGGATTACACAGGAAATAAGGTAATAAAAACATTTACAGGAATAGAGGGTATAATCTGTGGCGCGGCAGCAATTTACACAGGTGTAGCAACGCTTTTAAACGAAGTTTACGGTAAAGTTATTATGCCAATCGGGCCTGTTTCGGGAGGTTCCGCTCACTAA
- a CDS encoding NAD(P)H-binding protein — protein MIKNISVLGCGWLGLPLAEILVDQGYLVKGSTTQTDKLKVLEAEGIAPFLIDINHGAIASTFLDSEVVIILITSKDLDSFTRLIQEIEASAIKHVIFVSSTSVYPNTNGIVTETSETKSSPLLDIENAFRSNTHFSTTIIRFGGLFGYQRKPGNFIRARNIIPNPEGFVNLIHQDDCVSILTAIIRQNVWGEIFNACADSHPKRADFYTKEMAKVERFHPVLDPSTKNEYKIVSPKKLIDRLNFQFKYSDLMAY, from the coding sequence TTGATTAAAAATATTAGTGTATTAGGTTGTGGTTGGTTAGGGCTGCCATTGGCAGAAATATTGGTAGACCAAGGCTATTTGGTTAAAGGGTCTACAACACAAACGGACAAGCTAAAAGTGCTAGAAGCCGAAGGTATAGCTCCGTTTTTAATTGATATTAATCACGGTGCGATAGCGTCAACATTTTTGGATTCCGAAGTAGTAATCATTTTAATAACGTCTAAAGATTTGGATAGCTTTACACGGTTAATCCAGGAGATAGAGGCGTCTGCCATTAAGCATGTTATTTTTGTAAGTTCCACTTCGGTTTACCCTAACACCAACGGGATAGTTACAGAGACGAGTGAAACCAAATCTAGTCCGTTGTTAGATATCGAAAATGCATTCCGAAGTAACACGCATTTTAGTACAACTATAATCCGTTTTGGAGGGCTTTTTGGCTACCAAAGAAAACCGGGTAATTTTATTCGTGCCCGTAATATTATTCCCAATCCCGAGGGGTTTGTAAATCTGATTCATCAAGACGATTGTGTGTCTATTCTTACAGCAATAATAAGGCAAAATGTTTGGGGAGAAATCTTTAATGCCTGTGCCGATTCTCACCCAAAACGAGCCGATTTCTACACAAAAGAAATGGCAAAAGTAGAGCGATTTCATCCTGTCTTGGATCCTTCAACTAAAAACGAATATAAAATCGTAAGTCCGAAGAAACTTATAGATCGATTAAATTTTCAGTTTAAATATTCAGATTTAATGGCGTATTAA
- a CDS encoding lipocalin family protein yields the protein MKTIFHEIKKPLVLIMMLFFCFSCATIPKNAKAVLGFEKSKYLGKWYEIARLDFKYEKNLNNTTAEYSLNPDQSIKVENKGYNYKKEKWESSTGRAKFVEADSIAKLKVSFFGPFYSGYNVIAVENDYSYALVAGKSLDYLWILSREETIPESIKTKFLEQAKTIGYDTTDLIWVEHNK from the coding sequence ATGAAAACTATATTCCATGAAATAAAGAAACCCTTAGTATTAATAATGATGTTATTTTTTTGTTTTTCATGTGCAACTATACCTAAAAATGCTAAGGCTGTATTAGGGTTCGAGAAATCTAAATATTTGGGAAAATGGTATGAAATCGCACGATTGGATTTTAAGTATGAAAAAAACTTAAATAATACCACAGCAGAATATTCATTAAATCCAGACCAGTCGATAAAGGTTGAAAACAAGGGCTATAATTATAAAAAGGAAAAATGGGAATCTTCAACCGGTCGAGCGAAATTTGTTGAAGCCGATTCCATAGCTAAACTTAAGGTCTCCTTTTTCGGTCCGTTTTATTCGGGCTATAATGTAATAGCTGTAGAAAACGATTATTCTTATGCTTTGGTTGCTGGAAAAAGTTTAGATTATTTATGGATTTTATCACGAGAAGAAACAATTCCCGAATCAATTAAAACCAAATTTCTAGAACAAGCCAAAACGATAGGTTACGATACAACCGATTTAATTTGGGTAGAACATAATAAATAA
- a CDS encoding pyridoxamine 5'-phosphate oxidase family protein, whose translation MGKKTNHISKRIQSFISKQNMFFVGTAADEGRVNISPKGMDSFRVINKNKIIWLNLTGSGNETAAHLLKHNRMTIMFCAFEGNPLILRLYGTAKIFHPRDSEFNTYISHFPTTVGARQIIEMDVDLVQTSCGFAVPLMEYKADRDTLVEWSEEKGQKGIEEYWIEKNSESIDGFETKITNN comes from the coding sequence ATGGGAAAAAAGACTAATCACATTTCAAAAAGGATACAATCTTTTATAAGTAAACAGAACATGTTTTTTGTTGGAACTGCTGCCGATGAAGGTCGGGTAAACATTTCACCAAAGGGGATGGATAGTTTCCGAGTTATTAATAAAAATAAAATTATTTGGTTGAATCTTACTGGAAGCGGAAACGAAACGGCTGCTCATCTTTTAAAGCATAATAGAATGACAATAATGTTTTGTGCTTTCGAAGGGAATCCGCTTATCCTAAGACTTTATGGAACGGCTAAAATTTTTCATCCACGAGATAGTGAATTTAATACGTATATATCGCATTTTCCTACTACAGTAGGGGCGCGTCAGATTATTGAAATGGATGTGGATTTGGTGCAGACTTCTTGTGGCTTTGCAGTACCGCTTATGGAATATAAAGCAGATCGGGACACTCTTGTAGAGTGGTCTGAAGAGAAAGGGCAGAAGGGCATAGAAGAATATTGGATTGAAAAAAACTCGGAAAGCATAGATGGGTTTGAAACCAAAATTACTAATAACTAA
- the queA gene encoding tRNA preQ1(34) S-adenosylmethionine ribosyltransferase-isomerase QueA: MKLSHFNFNLPEELLAEDPSENRDESRLMVLDRKNQTIEHRQFKDIIDYFDEDDVMILNDTKVFPARLFGNKEKTGARIEVFLLRELNEEQRLWDVLVDPARKIRIGNKLYFGDDDTLVAEVIDNTTSRGRTLRFLYDGSYTEFRNKLKILGETPLPKYIKREVKAEDEERYQTIYAKHEGAVAAPTAGLHFSKHLLKRLEIKGVKFADVTLHVGLGTFNPVEVEDLSKHKMDSEEAIIDAKAVDIINTGIKDKRRVCAVGTTSMRAIESSVSSHGTLNEFNGWTNKFIFPPYDFSIANCMITNFHTPKSTLLMMVSAFAGHDFLKKAYDEAVKEGYKFYSYGDAMLII, encoded by the coding sequence ATGAAATTATCACACTTTAATTTTAATCTACCTGAAGAATTATTAGCCGAAGACCCATCAGAAAACAGAGATGAGTCGCGCTTAATGGTTTTAGATAGAAAAAATCAAACTATTGAACACAGACAGTTTAAAGATATCATCGATTATTTTGATGAAGATGACGTGATGATTCTTAATGATACTAAAGTATTTCCTGCGCGTTTATTCGGAAATAAAGAAAAAACTGGCGCACGTATTGAAGTGTTTTTATTAAGAGAATTAAACGAAGAGCAACGCCTTTGGGACGTTTTAGTTGATCCAGCGCGTAAAATTAGAATTGGAAATAAATTATATTTTGGAGACGACGATACCTTAGTAGCCGAAGTTATAGATAACACGACTTCTAGAGGACGTACCTTACGTTTCTTATACGATGGGTCGTATACAGAGTTTAGAAATAAACTTAAAATATTAGGAGAAACACCACTACCAAAATATATTAAAAGAGAAGTTAAGGCAGAAGATGAAGAACGTTACCAAACCATTTATGCTAAGCATGAAGGAGCCGTTGCAGCGCCAACAGCAGGTTTACACTTCTCTAAACACTTATTAAAACGTTTAGAAATTAAAGGTGTTAAATTTGCCGATGTTACCTTACATGTAGGTTTAGGAACTTTTAACCCAGTAGAGGTAGAAGATTTATCGAAGCATAAAATGGATAGCGAAGAAGCTATTATTGATGCTAAAGCGGTAGATATTATTAATACAGGAATTAAAGATAAGCGTCGTGTTTGTGCGGTAGGTACAACATCTATGCGTGCTATTGAAAGTTCAGTGTCTTCGCATGGTACTTTAAATGAATTTAATGGTTGGACAAATAAATTTATTTTCCCTCCTTACGATTTTAGTATCGCGAATTGTATGATTACTAACTTCCATACGCCAAAATCGACTTTATTAATGATGGTTTCTGCATTTGCTGGTCACGATTTTCTTAAAAAAGCGTACGACGAAGCGGTTAAAGAAGGATACAAATTTTATAGCTATGGTGATGCCATGTTAATTATATAA
- the ypfJ gene encoding KPN_02809 family neutral zinc metallopeptidase: MKWQGKRQSSNVEDRRGQRGPSTGRGLGGINPLLLIPLVKLLFSKKGLIIVAIAVVLCVVTGFNPLNLVSQLLGGGPVTTQSSSYTPTQEDEELAQFSKTILASTEDVWNQLIPNYREPTLVLFTGSVASACGAASSATGPFYCPGDEKLYLDLSFFDEMARRMNAPGDFAQAYVIAHEVGHHVQKIMGISDKMERLRSQLSEVEYNKYSVRLELQADFFAGVWAHHSQEISNMMEDGDLEEALNAANAIGDDRLQKEATGHVVPDSFTHGTSAQRMRWFKKGFETGDIQQGDTFSANPL, from the coding sequence ATGAAATGGCAAGGTAAAAGACAAAGTTCGAATGTTGAAGACAGAAGAGGTCAAAGAGGGCCAAGTACAGGTAGAGGATTAGGAGGTATTAACCCTTTATTACTTATACCATTGGTTAAGTTATTGTTTTCTAAAAAAGGCTTAATTATCGTTGCTATTGCCGTTGTTTTATGTGTCGTTACCGGTTTTAACCCTTTGAATTTAGTAAGTCAGTTATTAGGCGGAGGTCCAGTTACAACACAATCTTCTAGTTATACTCCAACACAAGAAGATGAAGAACTTGCACAATTTAGTAAAACCATTTTAGCGAGTACCGAGGATGTATGGAATCAACTTATTCCTAATTACAGAGAGCCTACTTTAGTCCTTTTCACCGGATCTGTTGCCTCTGCTTGTGGTGCCGCTTCTAGTGCTACGGGACCTTTCTATTGCCCTGGTGATGAAAAATTATATTTAGATTTAAGCTTTTTTGACGAAATGGCGAGACGAATGAATGCTCCGGGAGATTTTGCCCAAGCCTATGTTATTGCCCATGAAGTTGGACACCATGTTCAGAAAATAATGGGAATTTCAGATAAAATGGAACGCTTAAGAAGTCAGTTAAGCGAAGTAGAATACAATAAATACTCTGTTCGATTAGAGCTTCAAGCCGATTTCTTTGCCGGTGTTTGGGCACATCACTCTCAAGAAATTTCTAACATGATGGAAGATGGCGATTTAGAAGAAGCTTTAAATGCTGCCAATGCCATTGGAGACGACCGTTTACAAAAAGAAGCTACAGGCCATGTAGTTCCCGATTCTTTTACTCATGGAACTTCCGCACAGCGTATGCGTTGGTTTAAAAAAGGTTTCGAAACTGGCGATATTCAGCAAGGAGATACCTTTAGCGCTAATCCGCTTTAG
- a CDS encoding 2OG-Fe(II) oxygenase, which translates to MNSNTVDRHSLADLISERLNTEKESLRHQFESSKNGIGYFYLDDVLPVDIVNDIHKNFPSPEDMTLKKSLREHKHVAAQMNKYHPILEEAIYAFQDKTIVSHICDICKIEDLYPDDKLYAGGLSAMHKGQFLNPHLDNSHDIERNRWRALNLLFYVSPNWNDDNGGHLELWPNGLKKKQVVVHSKFNRLIVMATHQASWHSVSPVTANASRQCVSNYYFSDQPLQPSDRFHVTTFRGRPEQTVTNQILKLDSFLRMNIRKIFKKGIVENPHVYKKDN; encoded by the coding sequence ATGAACAGTAATACGGTAGACAGACACAGTTTAGCAGATTTAATTTCTGAACGGCTAAATACCGAAAAAGAGTCCTTAAGGCACCAATTCGAATCGTCTAAAAACGGTATAGGCTATTTTTATTTAGATGATGTTTTACCGGTAGACATTGTTAATGATATTCATAAAAATTTCCCTTCGCCAGAAGACATGACACTTAAAAAGAGCTTGCGAGAACACAAACATGTCGCAGCTCAAATGAATAAGTATCACCCTATTTTAGAAGAAGCTATTTATGCGTTTCAAGACAAAACTATAGTATCGCACATTTGTGACATCTGCAAAATAGAGGATTTATATCCCGATGACAAACTGTATGCAGGAGGATTATCGGCCATGCATAAAGGTCAATTTTTAAACCCGCATCTCGACAATTCTCACGATATAGAGCGCAACCGTTGGCGTGCTTTAAATTTATTATTTTATGTAAGTCCGAATTGGAACGATGATAATGGCGGCCACTTAGAACTTTGGCCTAACGGCCTTAAAAAGAAGCAAGTTGTTGTACATTCAAAATTCAACCGGCTTATTGTTATGGCCACACACCAGGCGTCTTGGCATTCGGTAAGTCCCGTTACTGCCAATGCCTCTAGGCAATGTGTATCTAATTATTATTTTTCAGACCAACCACTTCAACCTTCCGACAGGTTTCATGTAACGACCTTTAGAGGCCGTCCTGAACAAACTGTAACCAATCAGATTTTAAAATTAGATTCCTTTTTAAGAATGAATATCAGAAAAATATTCAAAAAAGGAATTGTTGAAAATCCACATGTTTATAAAAAAGACAACTAA
- a CDS encoding MFS transporter, translating to MIEKNTSNSVHVPKYILPLIIVSQFCCTSLWFAGNGVMDALIETNHLEASVLSFLTSAVQFGFILGTFVFALFSISDRFSPSKVFMMSAILAACFNCGLVLENQPLIILLLLRFFTGFFLAGIYPVGMKIAADYYHQGLGKALGFLVGALVLGTAFPHLLSNVLQQFPWQMVIYTTSLLSVLGGVLIVLFVPDGPFRKSSSKVDVTILSKLFKDREFKAAAFGYFGHMWELYAFWAFTPILLKTYNVLHPGTNLNIALYSFIIIASGTLSCCVSGIMSKIKGLKRSAYYILLASTVCCLISPFFFYINSASLFVLFLIFWGMVVVADSPLFSTLVAYNTRPETKGSALTIVNCIGFSITIISIQTLGFLQTIMHPMFMFVFLAIGPILGLIALNKSKAR from the coding sequence ATGATAGAAAAAAACACAAGTAATTCGGTACACGTTCCAAAATATATTTTACCGCTTATAATCGTATCTCAATTTTGCTGTACATCACTTTGGTTTGCGGGAAATGGGGTCATGGATGCGCTAATAGAAACTAACCATTTAGAGGCTTCGGTATTAAGTTTTTTAACTTCGGCAGTACAGTTTGGTTTTATATTAGGGACCTTTGTTTTTGCTTTGTTTTCCATTTCAGATCGGTTTTCACCTTCAAAAGTTTTTATGATGAGTGCCATACTAGCGGCATGTTTCAATTGTGGGTTAGTATTAGAAAATCAACCGCTTATAATTTTACTTTTATTACGATTTTTTACGGGTTTTTTTCTTGCGGGTATCTACCCTGTAGGGATGAAAATCGCCGCCGATTATTACCATCAAGGATTAGGGAAAGCCTTGGGGTTTTTAGTAGGAGCATTAGTTTTGGGAACGGCTTTTCCACATCTTTTAAGTAATGTCTTGCAGCAATTTCCATGGCAAATGGTTATTTATACCACTTCGCTACTTTCGGTTTTAGGGGGAGTGCTTATTGTTTTGTTTGTTCCCGACGGACCGTTTCGGAAATCGAGCTCGAAGGTAGATGTAACTATTCTTTCTAAGCTGTTTAAAGACCGTGAATTTAAGGCTGCTGCCTTTGGTTATTTTGGTCATATGTGGGAGCTTTATGCCTTTTGGGCTTTTACACCTATACTTTTAAAAACGTATAATGTGTTGCATCCAGGAACCAATTTAAATATTGCATTGTATTCCTTTATCATTATAGCTAGTGGCACACTAAGTTGTTGTGTTAGCGGTATTATGTCGAAAATAAAAGGTTTAAAACGCTCTGCCTATTACATATTGTTAGCCTCAACCGTGTGTTGTTTGATATCTCCGTTTTTTTTCTACATTAATTCAGCTTCATTGTTTGTGCTGTTTTTAATATTTTGGGGTATGGTGGTTGTGGCCGATTCTCCATTGTTTTCAACTTTAGTAGCGTATAATACACGACCAGAAACCAAAGGAAGTGCTTTAACGATAGTGAATTGTATTGGGTTTTCTATTACTATTATTAGTATTCAGACCTTAGGATTTTTACAAACTATAATGCATCCTATGTTTATGTTTGTGTTTTTAGCGATTGGCCCAATATTAGGTTTAATAGCTTTAAATAAGAGTAAAGCTAGGTAA
- a CDS encoding lmo0937 family membrane protein, which translates to MRSLLWLVAVICIIVWVLGMLDIVPGLATSSLLHILLVIAIIVILYNIISGRKPL; encoded by the coding sequence ATGAGAAGTCTCCTTTGGCTTGTAGCCGTAATCTGTATTATAGTTTGGGTATTAGGTATGCTAGATATTGTACCCGGATTAGCAACAAGTAGTTTACTCCACATTCTTTTAGTTATTGCCATTATTGTAATTCTTTATAATATTATTTCAGGACGTAAACCACTTTAG